One stretch of Methanomassiliicoccus luminyensis B10 DNA includes these proteins:
- a CDS encoding type II/IV secretion system ATPase subunit: protein MDEAMKRDMSDELDDIFADDEGKVKKKKFNVSTRYLSFLVRLRNKPMKVLLPLGSNAEQTAITEIPKIADASVEEVETTPIEEPYSYVRILYDGTAAEYIYEVHEPKLTDDERSLLDGMKSALIVSLNLADTKDSEEKKKILNAAIDQLLTKLGVALHPFSKERIAYYLRRDFIGYGIINVMLTDPSIEDCSCDGMGIPLYIYHRKYGSVKSNIKFEREDELDEYVAWLAQKCGKHISVANPILDATIPDGSRLNATLGKHVTKRGSTFTIRRFKDNPFTPVDLLRFKTMSTEMMAYMWLSVEFGSSMMVCGGTASGKTTTLNAILLFIPPQMKIVSIEDTRELNLPHENWIPGLTREGFGGKGGESSGNINMFDLLTAALRQRPQYLMVGEVRGKEAYVVFQAMATGHISYSTFHAEDVQAMVHRLENDPINLPRALLTALNIVMLQGQVKVGTKMTRRVKGLTEIVGMDPETGELITNAAFTWNPADDTFNFSGHSYVYEKVRAVRNWSSREMEKEIKRRMDILEYMKRSGVSNYRQVAKIVSAYYKDPEKVMKEVRKSENPE from the coding sequence ATGGACGAGGCCATGAAGCGGGACATGAGCGACGAGCTGGACGATATCTTCGCCGATGATGAGGGGAAGGTCAAGAAGAAAAAGTTCAACGTCAGCACCAGGTACCTCTCGTTCCTGGTCCGCCTAAGGAACAAGCCCATGAAGGTCCTGCTCCCCCTGGGCTCCAACGCCGAGCAGACCGCCATCACTGAGATACCCAAGATCGCCGACGCCAGCGTGGAGGAGGTCGAGACCACCCCCATCGAGGAGCCGTACTCGTACGTCCGCATACTGTACGATGGCACCGCGGCCGAGTACATCTACGAGGTCCACGAACCCAAGCTCACCGACGACGAGAGGTCGCTGCTCGACGGCATGAAGAGCGCCCTCATCGTGTCGCTGAACCTCGCGGACACCAAGGACTCCGAGGAGAAGAAGAAGATACTGAACGCGGCCATCGACCAGCTCCTGACCAAGCTGGGGGTGGCGCTGCACCCCTTCTCCAAGGAAAGGATCGCCTACTACCTGCGCCGCGACTTCATCGGCTACGGCATCATCAATGTCATGCTCACGGACCCCTCCATCGAGGACTGCTCCTGCGATGGCATGGGCATCCCTCTGTACATCTACCACCGCAAGTACGGCAGCGTAAAGTCGAACATCAAGTTCGAGAGGGAGGACGAGCTGGACGAGTACGTGGCCTGGCTGGCCCAGAAGTGCGGAAAGCACATCTCCGTGGCCAATCCCATCCTGGACGCCACCATCCCCGACGGGTCGAGGCTGAACGCCACCCTGGGAAAGCACGTGACCAAGAGAGGATCGACCTTCACCATCAGGCGCTTCAAGGACAACCCCTTCACCCCGGTGGACCTGCTGAGGTTCAAGACCATGTCCACCGAGATGATGGCGTACATGTGGCTGTCCGTTGAGTTCGGATCGTCCATGATGGTGTGCGGCGGCACCGCGTCCGGCAAGACCACCACGCTGAACGCCATCCTGCTGTTCATCCCTCCCCAGATGAAGATCGTCAGCATCGAGGACACCAGGGAGCTGAACCTCCCCCACGAGAACTGGATCCCCGGGCTTACCCGGGAAGGGTTCGGCGGGAAGGGGGGAGAGAGCAGCGGCAACATCAACATGTTCGACCTGCTCACCGCCGCGCTGAGGCAGAGACCTCAGTACCTGATGGTCGGCGAGGTCCGCGGCAAGGAGGCGTACGTGGTGTTCCAGGCCATGGCCACCGGGCACATTTCCTATTCCACGTTCCACGCCGAGGACGTTCAGGCGATGGTCCATCGTCTCGAGAACGACCCCATCAACCTGCCCAGGGCGCTGCTCACCGCGCTGAACATCGTCATGCTGCAGGGCCAAGTCAAGGTCGGCACCAAGATGACCAGGAGGGTGAAGGGCCTCACCGAGATTGTGGGCATGGACCCCGAGACCGGCGAGCTCATCACCAACGCGGCGTTCACCTGGAACCCCGCCGACGACACCTTCAACTTTTCCGGGCACTCCTATGTGTACGAGAAGGTGCGGGCGGTACGCAACTGGTCCTCCAGGGAGATGGAGAAGGAGATCAAGAGGCGCATGGACATCCTGGAGTACATGAAGAGGTCCGGAGTGTCCAACTACCGCCAGGTGGCCAAGATCGTTTCCGCGTACTACAAGGACCCCGAGAAGGTCATGAAGGAAGTGCGCAAGAGCGAAAACCCCGAGTGA
- a CDS encoding type II secretion system F family protein, translating into MAAEYENIMDLDQLNLEKIDYGRTILIISAMVCALFAAIGFLDAIGGIDAPSDWLTYTFLALIVLTGPYGFYASREVKRVRDIEARLPEFLRDVAEAGRFGMTLAQAIKVASRGRYGKLTPEIRRMAAQIDWGVPASEAIRLFAERVDTPLVKRMTSIIIKANIAGGSVADVLTMVAHDAREAMLSQSERKINMVTYVMVIYIAFAVFIATIFILNTTFLPKMMEAGASVAEGAEKAGITNMPVNIKTDVIPTIQILFVLAVIIHAVGDGILAGVLQDGQISGGMKHAFIMLLIGLVGTRLI; encoded by the coding sequence ATGGCCGCCGAATACGAGAACATAATGGACCTGGACCAACTGAACCTGGAAAAGATAGACTATGGCCGGACCATACTCATCATCAGCGCGATGGTGTGCGCGCTGTTCGCGGCGATAGGGTTCCTGGACGCCATCGGGGGCATCGACGCCCCCTCGGATTGGCTCACCTACACCTTCCTGGCGCTGATAGTCCTCACCGGCCCGTACGGGTTCTACGCCTCGCGGGAGGTCAAGCGGGTCAGGGACATCGAGGCCAGGCTGCCGGAGTTCCTCCGCGACGTCGCCGAGGCCGGCCGCTTCGGCATGACCCTCGCTCAAGCCATCAAGGTCGCCTCCAGGGGCCGCTACGGGAAGCTGACCCCGGAGATACGCCGCATGGCCGCGCAGATCGACTGGGGCGTTCCGGCGTCGGAGGCCATCCGCCTGTTCGCGGAGAGGGTCGACACCCCTCTGGTCAAGAGGATGACCTCGATCATCATCAAGGCCAACATCGCCGGGGGCAGCGTCGCCGACGTGCTGACGATGGTGGCCCACGACGCCAGGGAAGCGATGCTGAGCCAGAGCGAGAGGAAGATCAACATGGTCACCTACGTCATGGTCATCTACATCGCCTTCGCGGTGTTCATCGCCACTATATTCATCCTCAACACCACCTTCCTCCCGAAGATGATGGAGGCCGGCGCCTCGGTGGCCGAGGGGGCGGAGAAGGCCGGGATAACCAACATGCCCGTCAATATCAAGACGGACGTCATCCCCACCATCCAGATACTGTTCGTGCTCGCCGTGATAATCCACGCCGTAGGGGACGGCATACTGGCGGGAGTGTTGCAGGACGGCCAGATATCCGGCGGCATGAAGCATGCCTTCATCATGCTGCTCATCGGCCTGGTGGGCACGAGGTTGATCTGA
- a CDS encoding type II secretion system F family protein — MLPDYIELTNYQMLSWRVMGKMVKLNAKPNPKLEQQLLQAHLRIRPEEYLAYVWMTTFLVFAGSLAVALLFGGVLLGLLHVAAGMVMVFFVMIVMMPPLLTYMVMSAMPGTKAKARMRDINKRIGPAMSFISAMASADVNVDVIFKELAKQDIYGEIKNEAEWITRDTDLLGIDILTAVKMAAQRSPSTKFQEFLQGVVTTSTSGGQLKPYFLQKAEQYEKEGKLEMRSQMESIGLLAESFVTVVVAFPLFLVVIMAIMAIVPGGGGSSSTTVLLLEMVILLMIPMCQFGFTFVIWNMTKESTF, encoded by the coding sequence GTGCTCCCGGACTATATCGAGCTGACCAACTACCAGATGCTCTCCTGGCGCGTGATGGGCAAGATGGTGAAGCTGAACGCCAAGCCCAACCCCAAGCTGGAGCAGCAGCTGCTGCAGGCGCACCTGCGCATAAGGCCGGAGGAGTACCTCGCCTACGTGTGGATGACCACCTTCCTGGTGTTCGCCGGCTCGCTGGCCGTCGCCCTGCTGTTCGGCGGCGTTCTTCTGGGCCTTCTCCACGTGGCGGCGGGCATGGTGATGGTCTTCTTCGTCATGATCGTCATGATGCCCCCGCTGCTGACCTACATGGTCATGTCGGCGATGCCGGGCACCAAGGCCAAGGCCAGGATGCGCGACATCAACAAGCGCATCGGCCCGGCCATGAGCTTCATCTCCGCAATGGCGTCGGCCGACGTCAACGTGGACGTCATCTTCAAGGAGCTGGCCAAGCAGGACATTTACGGCGAGATCAAGAACGAGGCGGAATGGATCACCAGGGACACCGATCTGCTGGGCATCGATATCCTGACGGCCGTCAAGATGGCCGCGCAGAGAAGCCCGTCCACCAAGTTCCAGGAGTTCCTGCAGGGCGTGGTGACGACCTCGACCTCCGGCGGACAGCTGAAGCCCTACTTCCTGCAGAAGGCGGAGCAGTACGAGAAGGAAGGAAAGCTGGAGATGCGGTCGCAGATGGAGTCCATCGGACTTCTGGCCGAATCGTTCGTCACCGTGGTGGTGGCGTTCCCCCTGTTCCTGGTGGTCATCATGGCCATCATGGCCATAGTGCCCGGCGGAGGAGGCAGCTCGTCCACGACGGTGCTGTTGCTGGAGATGGTCATACTGCTGATGATCCCGATGTGCCAGTTCGGCTTCACGTTCGTGATCTGGAATATGACCAAGGAGTCGACGTTCTGA
- a CDS encoding type II/IV secretion system ATPase subunit — MQAAEPKPSKKTKTQMPDDAPEGATMAGAVRDGYLKVVRRAMPRRASRVMLSAHEVAQRIEWSKGHGSAVTEIPKIDDPAVETVEVYPVLEPYSYTRITYNNETSEYYLEALEPRLNAEDQKLLALIKDTLGRTLSYEWDKFTSLDKREYLSESVESYIKSRGAKVNPLLKKKLKYYILRDFVGYGKVDILMRDEQIEDISCDGVNIPLFVYHRKYGSLKTALMFDDEDALNSYVVSLGQRGGKQISVSNPILDGTSPEGHRIQATYSREVTTKGSTFTIRRFKEKPFTPVDLVKGKTASPEMVAYFWLGVENGESMIICGGTASGKTSTLNSISLFIPPGAKIVTMEDTREINLPHQNWIPGTTRSGVGERGPDGKAPGEIDMYDLMRASLRQRPNYIIVGEVRGKETYTMFQAMATGHTTYSTMHADSVQSMVNRLENQPINCPRILLTALRNVIIQSQVRVGQELTRRMKQVIEIVGFEPDTNELISNTVYEWDQATDRFIFKGHSFLFDKIMEMKNLTHEEMTAEFERRVDIIKYLVYRDIVDHHKIWELINHYCKNPERTITKVRKELQEGGIETGA; from the coding sequence ATGCAAGCGGCCGAACCCAAACCCAGCAAGAAGACCAAGACGCAAATGCCAGATGACGCTCCCGAGGGAGCGACCATGGCCGGCGCGGTCAGGGACGGCTACCTCAAAGTGGTCCGCCGGGCGATGCCCCGCAGAGCCTCCAGGGTCATGCTGTCCGCCCACGAGGTGGCCCAGCGCATCGAGTGGTCCAAGGGCCACGGCTCCGCCGTCACCGAGATACCCAAGATCGATGACCCCGCCGTGGAGACGGTGGAGGTGTACCCGGTCCTGGAACCCTACAGCTACACCCGCATCACTTACAACAACGAGACCAGCGAGTATTACCTGGAAGCTCTGGAGCCGAGGCTCAACGCGGAGGACCAGAAGCTCCTGGCGCTGATCAAGGACACCCTGGGCCGCACCCTCAGCTACGAGTGGGACAAGTTCACCAGCCTGGACAAGAGGGAGTACCTCTCCGAGAGCGTGGAGTCGTACATCAAGAGCAGGGGCGCCAAGGTCAACCCGCTGCTTAAGAAGAAGCTCAAGTACTACATCCTGCGCGACTTCGTCGGCTACGGCAAGGTGGACATCCTGATGCGCGACGAGCAGATCGAGGATATCTCCTGCGACGGAGTGAACATCCCCCTGTTCGTATACCACCGCAAGTACGGCAGCCTCAAGACCGCCCTGATGTTCGATGACGAGGACGCCCTGAACTCCTACGTGGTCTCTCTCGGCCAGAGAGGTGGTAAGCAGATCTCGGTGTCCAACCCCATCCTGGACGGCACCTCCCCGGAAGGCCATCGTATCCAGGCGACGTATTCCCGCGAGGTCACCACCAAAGGCTCCACCTTCACCATCAGGCGCTTCAAGGAGAAGCCCTTCACCCCGGTGGACCTGGTCAAAGGGAAAACGGCCAGCCCGGAGATGGTGGCGTACTTCTGGCTCGGCGTGGAGAACGGCGAGTCCATGATCATCTGCGGCGGGACCGCTTCGGGGAAGACCTCCACGCTGAACTCCATTTCGCTGTTCATACCCCCCGGTGCCAAGATCGTCACCATGGAGGACACCAGGGAGATCAACCTCCCCCACCAGAACTGGATCCCCGGCACCACCAGGTCCGGGGTGGGGGAGAGGGGCCCGGACGGCAAGGCCCCGGGCGAGATAGACATGTACGACCTCATGCGCGCCTCGCTGAGGCAGCGCCCCAACTACATCATCGTCGGGGAGGTCCGAGGCAAAGAAACGTACACCATGTTCCAGGCCATGGCCACCGGCCATACCACTTATTCCACCATGCACGCCGACTCGGTGCAGTCGATGGTCAACAGGCTGGAGAACCAGCCCATCAACTGCCCCCGCATACTTCTCACCGCGCTGCGCAACGTCATCATCCAGTCCCAGGTGAGGGTGGGGCAGGAGCTCACCAGGCGGATGAAGCAGGTCATCGAGATCGTGGGGTTCGAGCCGGACACCAACGAGCTGATATCCAACACCGTGTACGAGTGGGACCAGGCCACCGACCGCTTCATCTTCAAGGGCCACAGCTTCCTGTTCGACAAGATCATGGAAATGAAGAACCTCACCCACGAGGAGATGACCGCCGAGTTCGAGCGCAGGGTGGACATCATCAAGTACCTGGTATACCGGGACATCGTGGACCACCACAAGATCTGGGAGCTCATCAATCACTACTGCAAGAACCCGGAGAGGACCATCACTAAGGTGCGCAAGGAACTACAGGAAGGGGGGATAGAGACTGGCGCCTGA
- a CDS encoding RAD55 family ATPase: MQPLSRKKKTGENDPSDDAIDGDVAVLSPVHDDMLRGWMSGSTALAAWLEEDPADRPTFYSRNLDDKELDDEIAERLRDREEEVARLRRMLGNGDDIDTVLEENARLRKEVEKLTRSNSELMSNASADLEKREAALRERENALNEREKGLKAPDTSELEQRYHAELAQKEMEHRFREDELARTVERLENDLKRKALEERAREDELKLAKLSKSEASKEVQEKLRHAQEKERRALELQDAVNHLNDTISEKDDELKGLKEIVSYKEQELTRREEDLLYRENLITEEKRRMEEAKRSAGGLAEAELKKRLEELRSEVDRREKELKAKEDFLRSKESELRQREMGAIEEELKTKDQEIALETDSAKVKTGSPRLDDLLLGGIPFGSNILMYGPPFVGKETMVNQFIAEGLKKGIPAIWVTTDKTPVDIREEMKLVLPQYEEYEALGLVRYVDSYSRSMGDVSQDKYTTYIDVPTAHDQIMDAVEEVAKMYKEKHEYYRLAFRTISTLIAYSDPNTAFRFLSPFCGRRKRDRAVTMYTIEKGMHGEQEIQMLGSIMDGMIDFKIEQLKTFFMVKGITDVQSRSYIRYNATRHGLSIGSFALDHIK; the protein is encoded by the coding sequence GTGCAGCCTTTGTCCCGCAAGAAAAAGACCGGAGAGAACGATCCTTCCGACGACGCCATAGACGGCGATGTCGCCGTGCTCTCTCCCGTCCATGACGATATGCTGCGCGGATGGATGTCCGGCAGCACCGCCCTCGCGGCATGGCTCGAGGAGGACCCCGCGGACCGGCCCACGTTCTACTCCCGCAACCTTGACGATAAGGAGCTGGATGACGAGATCGCGGAGAGATTGCGCGATCGCGAGGAGGAGGTGGCCCGGCTCCGCAGGATGCTGGGGAACGGGGACGACATCGACACCGTTCTGGAGGAGAACGCCCGCCTCAGGAAGGAAGTGGAGAAGCTTACCCGCTCCAACTCGGAGCTGATGTCCAACGCCTCGGCCGACCTCGAGAAGAGGGAGGCGGCCCTCCGAGAGAGGGAGAACGCCCTGAACGAGAGGGAGAAGGGGCTCAAGGCCCCCGACACCTCCGAGCTGGAGCAACGGTACCACGCCGAGCTGGCGCAGAAGGAGATGGAGCACCGCTTCAGGGAGGACGAGCTCGCCCGAACGGTGGAGAGGCTGGAGAACGACCTTAAGCGCAAGGCCCTGGAGGAGCGGGCCCGGGAGGACGAGCTAAAGCTGGCCAAGTTGTCCAAGAGCGAGGCGAGCAAGGAGGTCCAGGAGAAGCTCCGCCACGCCCAGGAGAAGGAGCGGCGGGCGCTGGAGCTCCAGGATGCCGTGAACCACCTCAATGACACCATCTCCGAGAAGGATGACGAGCTGAAGGGCCTCAAGGAGATCGTCAGCTACAAGGAGCAGGAGCTTACCCGCCGCGAGGAGGACCTCCTCTACAGGGAGAACCTCATCACCGAGGAGAAGCGCCGGATGGAGGAGGCCAAGCGCTCCGCCGGAGGGTTGGCGGAGGCGGAGCTCAAGAAGCGCCTGGAAGAGCTCAGGTCCGAGGTGGACCGCCGCGAGAAGGAGCTGAAGGCCAAGGAGGACTTCCTCCGCAGCAAGGAGTCCGAGCTCCGCCAGCGGGAGATGGGGGCCATCGAGGAGGAGCTCAAGACCAAGGACCAGGAGATCGCCCTGGAGACGGACTCGGCCAAGGTGAAGACCGGCAGCCCCCGCCTGGACGACCTGCTGCTGGGCGGCATCCCCTTCGGGTCCAACATCCTGATGTACGGGCCTCCCTTCGTTGGCAAGGAGACCATGGTCAACCAGTTCATCGCCGAAGGCCTGAAGAAGGGCATCCCGGCCATCTGGGTCACCACCGACAAGACCCCCGTCGACATCCGCGAGGAGATGAAGCTGGTCCTACCCCAGTACGAGGAGTACGAGGCCCTCGGCCTGGTGAGGTACGTCGATTCATACTCCCGCAGCATGGGCGACGTCAGCCAGGACAAGTACACCACGTACATCGACGTCCCGACCGCCCACGACCAGATCATGGACGCGGTGGAGGAGGTGGCCAAGATGTACAAGGAGAAGCACGAGTACTACCGCCTGGCCTTCCGCACCATATCAACTCTGATAGCGTACTCGGACCCCAACACTGCGTTCCGCTTCCTGAGCCCCTTCTGCGGGCGCCGCAAGAGGGACCGCGCAGTTACCATGTATACTATAGAAAAGGGCATGCACGGGGAGCAGGAGATCCAGATGCTCGGCTCCATCATGGACGGCATGATCGACTTCAAGATCGAGCAGCTGAAGACCTTCTTCATGGTGAAGGGCATCACCGACGTGCAGTCGCGCTCGTACATCCGGTACAACGCCACCAGGCACGGGCTCAGCATCGGTAGCTTTGCCCTCGATCATATAAAATAA
- a CDS encoding DUF531 domain-containing protein: protein MPRLGRPTIALYNSYDPKNFREAHRRALARAGPLALAFDLNLATFGFPFPRELGTPQEIADWVATTTSIGEHGGFLKELTAKGRFQTFDYPHRGFPPQLGEVVLTTRKPDPGKKRDVDEVVAMLAKGQSVMILFGLGPKGAPKEVFEMTRHHMDITPGGFSLETCTAMGAVAGVIAYKLKGYYQNVLS from the coding sequence ATGCCCCGCCTGGGCCGGCCCACCATCGCTCTGTACAATTCCTACGACCCCAAGAACTTCCGGGAGGCGCACCGCCGCGCCCTCGCCCGCGCCGGACCGCTGGCCCTGGCGTTCGACCTGAACCTGGCGACGTTCGGGTTCCCTTTTCCACGGGAGCTAGGCACGCCGCAGGAGATCGCCGATTGGGTCGCCACCACCACGTCCATCGGCGAGCACGGCGGGTTTCTCAAAGAGCTTACCGCCAAGGGCCGTTTCCAGACCTTCGATTACCCCCACAGGGGCTTCCCCCCGCAGCTGGGGGAAGTGGTGCTCACTACCCGGAAGCCGGACCCCGGCAAGAAACGGGACGTGGACGAGGTCGTGGCCATGCTGGCGAAGGGGCAGAGCGTGATGATCTTGTTCGGCCTCGGCCCCAAAGGGGCCCCGAAAGAGGTGTTCGAGATGACCCGCCACCACATGGATATCACGCCGGGAGGGTTCTCTTTGGAGACCTGCACCGCCATGGGAGCGGTGGCGGGAGTCATAGCTTATAAACTGAAGGGATATTATCAAAACGTATTATCATAA
- a CDS encoding TasA family protein: METRKIAIGILAIGIVAALSGGMIYAYFTDSDKSENNEFTAGKLFLQLNDGVTKTVTPALGTFDNMQPGDSDTGSITVKNAGTVDGYVTFKFSDFGETDGLPTEVDGTDLPDPSKPQTLGGNLGTVITVKYGDGGSKTVELGDDFFTTIMAEIEDDEYHFALPAGESLTIEISWSIATSVGNEIQGDSLSFDIEFTLTQSTHNSLPPEINSW; the protein is encoded by the coding sequence ATGGAAACGAGAAAAATTGCCATAGGCATATTGGCGATAGGCATAGTCGCGGCCCTCTCGGGCGGCATGATCTACGCCTATTTCACCGATAGTGACAAATCCGAAAATAACGAATTTACTGCTGGAAAATTATTTCTGCAGCTTAACGACGGTGTGACCAAGACCGTAACTCCGGCTCTCGGCACTTTTGACAACATGCAGCCCGGTGATAGTGATACTGGAAGCATTACCGTAAAGAACGCGGGGACCGTCGATGGCTATGTTACCTTTAAATTCAGCGACTTTGGCGAGACAGACGGTCTTCCCACTGAAGTAGATGGAACAGATCTACCGGATCCTTCAAAGCCGCAAACCCTAGGCGGTAATCTGGGTACCGTAATTACTGTGAAATATGGTGATGGCGGAAGCAAGACCGTAGAGTTGGGAGATGACTTTTTTACCACTATAATGGCTGAGATAGAGGATGATGAGTACCACTTTGCCCTGCCTGCCGGTGAATCCCTCACAATAGAGATTTCGTGGTCGATAGCTACCTCTGTAGGGAACGAGATCCAAGGGGACTCGCTATCTTTTGATATCGAATTCACGCTGACCCAATCAACTCATAACTCTCTCCCACCTGAGATCAATTCGTGGTAA
- a CDS encoding signal peptidase I — MNKRLSQLGTVVVVVLLAIALTGLLAPIFGYRLDVVQSGSMEPNIGVGDLVITAPEEFSDIRTGDVISFRSPDNGVLICHRVVGVDESNSTLQTKGDANEDNDPYVLKEQHVVGKVVANIPLMGYAVDFLKTPFGWAVIIMLFALVLVMGNDKGAKGGKDSDSSAVETTKKDDA, encoded by the coding sequence ATGAACAAGAGGCTAAGCCAGCTCGGCACCGTGGTCGTGGTCGTACTGTTAGCGATAGCGCTGACAGGCCTTCTCGCTCCCATATTCGGATACCGCCTCGACGTGGTGCAATCTGGAAGCATGGAGCCGAATATCGGGGTCGGCGATCTGGTAATAACGGCTCCAGAGGAGTTCTCCGATATCCGTACAGGCGACGTCATATCGTTCCGCTCTCCCGACAACGGAGTGTTGATCTGCCACCGGGTCGTGGGCGTGGATGAGAGCAACAGCACCCTTCAGACAAAGGGCGATGCCAACGAGGACAACGATCCCTATGTTCTCAAAGAACAGCACGTGGTCGGCAAGGTGGTCGCGAACATCCCGCTGATGGGATATGCGGTCGATTTCCTCAAGACCCCCTTCGGGTGGGCCGTCATAATAATGCTCTTCGCGCTGGTCCTGGTTATGGGCAATGACAAAGGCGCCAAGGGCGGGAAGGACAGCGATAGTAGCGCTGTCGAAACCACAAAGAAGGACGATGCATGA